In one window of uncultured Acetobacteroides sp. DNA:
- a CDS encoding CPBP family intramembrane glutamic endopeptidase, whose amino-acid sequence MNRTIVLLAFYILISLGISMALGMFGFIFEFTGFPKNQISDITTTLGIAIASAITIYYGYRKGYMRRSDFSYNLSGIQASYTFILFLLLFILIGIFDEYVSLPDLFNWMNIDFRSPSTIIAMVIVAPIAEEIIFRGMITKLLLEEYRPIKAILISALIFGIIHFNPAQIPVAFVLGLLFGWLYYKTGSIIPGIILHFTNNAVVILGAVYLGEEWKFNNNTLALSLLAISLIALPFILKRAQLAFAKKEEWL is encoded by the coding sequence ATGAACAGAACTATTGTACTACTCGCATTTTACATTCTTATCTCACTTGGGATAAGCATGGCTTTGGGAATGTTTGGCTTTATCTTTGAGTTTACCGGATTCCCCAAAAATCAGATTAGCGACATAACAACAACCTTGGGAATTGCCATTGCCTCTGCAATAACCATTTACTACGGCTACCGCAAGGGGTATATGCGGCGTAGCGATTTCTCGTACAACCTATCTGGAATTCAGGCAAGCTATACCTTCATCTTGTTCCTGCTCCTTTTTATCCTAATTGGCATTTTTGATGAGTATGTTTCCCTTCCCGATCTCTTTAATTGGATGAACATCGACTTTAGATCTCCTTCAACAATAATTGCTATGGTGATAGTGGCTCCAATTGCTGAGGAAATCATCTTTAGGGGAATGATAACCAAGCTGCTGCTCGAGGAATACCGCCCAATAAAGGCGATACTTATCTCAGCGCTTATTTTTGGGATTATACACTTTAACCCAGCACAAATACCGGTAGCATTTGTACTAGGGTTACTCTTTGGCTGGCTCTACTACAAAACTGGAAGCATAATTCCTGGAATAATCCTTCACTTTACTAATAATGCTGTGGTAATTTTGGGTGCAGTATACTTAGGAGAAGAGTGGAAGTTCAACAATAATACGCTCGCCCTTTCGCTGCTCGCCATATCGCTTATTGCCCTGCCATTTATCTTAAAGAGGGCGCAGCTGGCGTTTGCGAAAAAAGAGGAGTGGCTTTAA
- a CDS encoding succinate dehydrogenase/fumarate reductase iron-sulfur subunit encodes MENKLNLTLKVWRQADAKSNGGFETYKVNDISTESSFLEMLDIVNNNLIHEGKEPFAFDHDCREGICGMCSLYIDGRAHGPDDDITTCQLHMRKFKDGDTITIEPWRSAAFPVIKDLVVNRQAFDQILQAGGFVTVNTGGIPDGNAIPISKEKADESMDAASCIGCGACVATCKNGSAMLFVSARVSSLALLPQGKVEGARRAKAMVAKMDELGFGGCTNTGACEAECPKGISISHIARLNREFLCAKLAE; translated from the coding sequence ATGGAAAACAAGCTAAATCTTACGCTTAAGGTATGGCGCCAAGCCGATGCTAAAAGCAATGGAGGATTTGAAACATATAAGGTAAACGACATTTCAACCGAAAGCTCGTTTTTAGAGATGTTGGATATCGTTAACAACAACCTTATTCACGAAGGTAAAGAGCCTTTCGCATTCGATCACGACTGTCGCGAAGGTATTTGCGGCATGTGCTCGCTTTATATCGATGGCCGCGCTCACGGACCAGACGATGATATCACCACCTGCCAGCTTCACATGCGTAAGTTCAAGGATGGCGATACCATTACCATCGAGCCTTGGCGTTCGGCTGCCTTCCCTGTAATTAAGGACCTTGTTGTAAACCGTCAAGCTTTCGATCAGATTCTTCAAGCTGGTGGTTTCGTTACCGTAAACACAGGAGGTATTCCTGATGGTAACGCAATTCCAATTAGCAAGGAGAAAGCAGACGAGAGTATGGATGCAGCTAGCTGTATTGGTTGCGGTGCTTGCGTTGCAACCTGCAAGAATGGCTCTGCAATGCTATTCGTATCGGCTCGCGTATCGTCGCTAGCACTTCTTCCTCAAGGAAAGGTTGAAGGCGCTCGTCGTGCAAAGGCAATGGTTGCTAAAATGGATGAGCTAGGTTTTGGTGGCTGTACCAACACTGGTGCTTGCGAAGCTGAATGTCCAAAGGGCATCTCTATTTCGCACATCGCTCGCCTAAACCGCGAATTCCTTTGCGCTAAGCTTGCTGAGTAA